In Ureibacillus thermophilus, the genomic stretch GCATTCGCAATTGGACGGAGAAAATTTTGCGAGAAAGTAGCTTTGTCATTGCAGTAGGTCCGGTGCTTGCGGAACAAATTGAAAAAGAATATGGTATTCCACGAGATAAAATCCTTATCTGCAGCATGGGAGTGAATCGGGAACAATTTAAGCCTGGCGATAAAGAGGCGGCGAGAAAACAATTGGGATTGGATGACGATGCATTTATTTACTTGTTTGTTGGAAATGTGATTAAGCAAAAAGGAGTAGAAGAACTGCTAATCGCATTTCAACAAGTGAAAAAACAAACAAATCAAAAGGTTAAACTTGCCATCATCGGCTCTCAGCGGGATGTGAATTTTGTCAATAGTTTAAAACCATTGACAGATGAAGATGTCATGATGGTTGGACCGATGAAGCAAAAAGAACTGGTGACATGGTATCAAGCGAGCGATGTGTTTGTACTGCCTTCCCATTTAGAAGGGTTTGGATTAGTGGCGTTAGAGGCTATTGCAACGGGACTGCCTGTGATTGCTTCGAATGTTGGGGGATTGACGTACCTTTTGAAAGATGGTGCCGGCCATTTGGTGGAACCGAAAAATTCGAAGGCGCTTGCAGAGGAAATGCTCAATGCTCTGACGACACCTAAAGAACAATATGTCAATCAAAAAGCTTGTGAAAACATTTTGCATATCCATGATGCGGATGAAATTACGAAACGTGTCATTAGGCTGTATGAATCTGCGGCGAACGGAGGTTCAAGCCTATGAATAAGTTTTTAAAAATCGTTGGAGCAGTAGCAATCATTAACATTGCAGCGCGGCTTTTCGGATTTTTAAGGGAAATGGTCATCGGCTACCAATACGGTTTTTCCTTCGCAGCCGACAGCATTTTTACTGCCTATATGGTGCCGAATTTCTTATATCTAGTTGTGGGCGGCGCTTTTACGACAGCGGTGATTTCATTATATAACCGAAAGACGACCAATCAGGCGGAATTTGTGAAGCAGTCTTTCACGATTGTATTGACGTCCGGTATCGTCATGACGGCGATTTTGGTGTTGTTTGCCGATCCAATTATTAAGATGTTATACGAGAATAACGAAAATATTACACCGGCAGCGATTGAATTGACGAAGCATTTATTTTATTGGATGATGCCTTCATCAATTTTCCTAATTCTTGCATCGTATTACAGCGGTTTATTAAATGTTCATGATAAATTCCACTTATCCAGTTTCTCGATTTTAATTTACAATGTGGCGTTTATCGTCATTGCCGTTACTTTATCTTTCGTAATGGGGCCAATCGGTTATGGGATTAGTGCTTTAGCCAGTTCCATTATCATGATTTACTTTTTAATTGCTGGCTACCGCAAATTGAACACCTATCCAATCGGCATTTCTTTTAAGCGGGATATGACGACAAGGGATTTGTGGATTATGGTGGTGCCTGTCATGATCGGCGGAGGAACAGTCCAAATCTATGCCATGCTGCAGCGTTTCTTTGCCAACCTACTGGGATTTGGGGAAAGTGCCATTTCAGTTGTCAACTATGCATCTCGTTTAACCCAATTTCCACAAACCATTTTAATTACAGCAGTAACAACGGTGATTTATCCGATTTTAAGCCGGAAAGAAGCAGAGGATGACCACGAATCCATTAAAAAATTATATACAAGAGGTTTGCGTTATTTAGTATTGCTCATGGTTCCGGTTTCCATTTTCGCGTATTTTTACGCAGAGAATATCATTCAAGTTATTTTTGAGTACGGAAACTTTACAGAAGAGGGAACAAAATTAACAACGCCTGTGATGCAAATTTTTGTATTGTCCATGTTCTTCTTGGCGGCAAATACGTATATCACGCGCTTCTATTATGCAAAAGGCGATTCCCTTGCGCCGGTGATTTTCAGTATCATCAATGTATTTATCGTCAATATTGCAGTGATGTATTTCCTTGCTGATTTAACAGGAGTTGCTTCCATTGCTTGGGGTACATTGATCAGCTCTGTGGTGAATACGTTATTATTAATTGTATATGCACATTTTAAATACGGCTTGAAAGTGACTAGTGGCCAATCCGTTAAAGCGGGCTTACAGTTGTTTATTCCGCTTGTGTTAATCGGCGTTATTACTTACTTTTCTAGCAAATATCTGGTATTTAACCATAAATGGATTACCTTTATGGTTGGTCTTGTAATCTTTGGCGCAAGTACCCTTGGATTATTTATGATTTTTAAAATCCAGGAAGTTGGAGATTATATTCAGATGATGAAAAAGAAATTCTTTGGAAATCCTAAAGCATAAAAATGTTAAATGGGCTGTCCAGAAAGTCGAACACTTTCTGAACAGCCTTACTTCTTATAGGAATATTCTCTTAAAAACTTTCCCTGCGGTGGTCACAAAACGCGCCTCCTCGTCGCAATTGATCTGCGGCAAAAACTCTAGCTAAAGCCGCAATTTATCTGCGGCGAAACTCTAGCGACAGCCGCAAAGGGGGCAGCTCAAAATAACTTTTCAGACGCCCCCCATTTTTTATTAACAAACTGCTAAATAAGAAAATGAGCAAAAATATTGAAAATAGGAGGCGAAGCGGTTTATTATATTAATATAGATAATGGGTAATTATACTCTGATTTTCACAAAATTTAATAATACTATTCGATTAATATTACCTTCCAAGAATAAGTCGTTTTTTCTATTTTTACCAAATGTTTTGATAAAAATAGAAAAGTTATGATAAAACTAATTTCTACTAAATCTATTATAATTGAGCATTTTGCATATTTTTTGACCCAAGAGCCATAAGGATTTCAAAGACATAAAAAAGGACTTCACCCCTAAAATGTAGAATTTTTGAAGTGACATAATTGAGCATTTTGCATATTTTTTGACCCAAGAGCCATAAGGATTTCAAAGACATAAAAAAGGACTTCACCCCTAAAATGTAGAATTTTTGAAGTGACGAAACCACAAAAATTCAAAAGGAGGAAGTCACTTTGTATATTCTACAAGAAAGCCTATTTTCCTTTGAAGAACTGCAAAAATTAGAGTCAAAAGAGAAATTACCTATCTTTTTTAGCTCGCTTGATTTACGCCCTTATGCTAAACAGTTGAGAAGTTCTTCACCCCGAGGGGCTGACGGTCATTCCAGAGAAGGGATTCTAAGGGCTCTCATCGCTGCCCCACTCGAAGGCATCGACACCTTTACCGCCCTTCATCATCGATTGGATAAAGACCTTCGTTTCCGTTATCAATGCGGTTTATCGATTGATCGCCCCGCACCGTCTATCTCCACTCTCAGCCGGGTTTTTGCGGCACTTACCAAAAAAAAGCTGGCTGAAAAGATCTTCCTTGACTTGGTACAGTTAGCTCAGGAGGAAGGAATAATTGACGGCAGCCACCAGGCCATCGACAGTGCCGCCATTGATGCTTACGAAAAGAAGCAGCCTAAGAAGCGAAGTGAACAAACAGGCAACGCTAATTGGGGGGCAAAGTTTGATTCCTTCGGTAATAAAATTACTTGGTTTGGCTATAAGATGCATCTTTCCGTTGACACCAAAAGTGAATTACCAATGGCAATTGAAGTAACCCCTGCTCATATCAACGATGGGGATGTCGCACCACAATTAATTAAACAAGTAAAGAGTTGTACAAACTCTAAAATTGATTTCCTGATAATGGATGGTGGGTACGACCAGCTTAAAAACTACGAATCCACCAAGAACATCGGGGCTCAAGCTATTATTCCACTCAATTTGCGTAATGAAAAGGAGCCTCCCGAAGGAATTGCCTCCAATGGAACTCCACGCTGTTCGATGGGGTACGAAATGACTTATTGGGGCGCCAATAAGGATCAGCTCAAATTCAGATGTCCACACGCAACCGGAAAAGTGGATTGCCCATTAGGAATGGCAGCCTGTTCATCCTCCAACTATGGAATGGTAGTAAAAATTAACGTGAATAAGGATCTTCGCCGGTACTCTAATCCACACCGCGATTCCAAACGTTGGAAAGAACTTTACAATGAGCGAACCAGTGTAGAACGGTGCAATTCAAGAATGAAAAGTTATCTTACAGCGAACTCCCTGCATGTGTGGGGAATCGATAAAGTAAAAACTCATATTTACTTGAACGCCATCGTATTACTGGTTTCAGCTCTCGCAATGGCAAAAGAGAGTAAAAAGCAACAAACCGCTTAAAAAATTTTTAAAGCGAAAAATTCTGCAAGTACAGCCAAAAAAGGACAAACAGAATATTTGTAAACCAAAGATACAAAATACCCCAATTTATTTGGGTTTCTTTTAAAACTCTTTTTAATAAAAATCTAATTTTGCAAAACTCTCAATTAGTAAAACTATTAAATTTTAAACAAATAGCGTGGATGATCTATTTTCCACGAATTATGAAATAAACAATAAAAATGTGTTTTTTAATTTTCGCAATGTGTCGCATTCGTATTTGGCTAAATGTAAATTGAAAAACTGGTTTGTTCATTGAAATGGAGGTAATTAATTTGCCAAGGGGCCGAAAAGTGAACTCTAGCGGAGAAAAAAGTAAAAAGTTACTGCTAGAAAAGGCTATCGAGTTATTTTCTCAACGCGGTTATCATGAAACAAAAATTAGTGATATTGTAAAAGCCGCTAATCTCACACAACCAACTTTTTATTTATATTTTACGAATAAGGAATCTTTATATACTGATTTGTTATCGCAGTTTAATAACAGTGTAATAGACATTATTCATCGTGATTTAAACGATCATCATGATGGAAATGTAATTAGAAAAGTTGAAAATTGCATTTCCAATTTATTTAAATATTTCAAGGAAAATCAAAATTTAACAAAAATGGGATTTCATTCCGAAGTTTCAGAAGAAATTAAAAATTATTTTTCACAATTGCTTGAAGAACAATTCAATTTGGTGAAAAATCAGTATGGAGTGCATATAGACTCCAAGCTAATTGCTGATAGCCTCATAGGCAGTGTTGAAAGATTAGCATTTACCGCCTTGTTGGAAGAAGAAAAACAGCCAGAAGAATTAGCTTCAACAATTATCCAAATCTTCTTCCATGAGGTGTATGTATAATCCTTCATACTATAAGAAAAAGTTAGGCTTACTAGAAAGATATCATTTTTCTAGTAAGCCTAACTTTTAATTTATGTTTCATTATTTTTCTTGAATCACTCTAGCAGTCCAACGGGATAAATCGGCGCCTTCTGCATTTACTAATTTGCTTGGGAAAATGAATGTCCAAGGTTTTGTGGAGTTTGGCTGCACCGTTAAAACTGGATCCATTTTAAAGGAGCCTTTTGCTACTTGTTTTCCGTTGGCATCAATAATTTCCAAAGGCAATTGTTCGATATTAATCGCTTTGGAGTTTCCGTTGCGAATGAAAATGGATGCATGCAAACTATTATCTTCCTGCAATTTAATTTGCAAGCCTGTAAAGTTCACTTCATTTTTGCCGAGTTTTGGCAAGTCTTTTACTATTTTTGCGAGCAGTTCTTGTTGTTCTTTTGGCAATTGTTTTTTCCAAGATTCATCTAAATCTAATTGATGTTCTCTTAAAGAAGAGAGGTTAAAGGCGATTTTCCAGCCTTCCTCTGGGAGTTCATCGGTTTCCAAGCAGTCCTTTTCAAAAGTGAAAACCCAAGGACGTGCGCTTTCTGGCGGGATTTTTCCAAGTTGTTTAAAATCGAACCATTTTGCACCAAGGCGTTTATTATCTTTGTCTAACAAAATTAACTCTACTTCGCCAAGTTCAATTGTTTGAGGCAGGGAGGAACGGAAAAAGGCTTTTACGTTCCAATCTCCTGTAAAGAAATTTCGTTCAATGTTGATGGCGGCAAGGGATAATTGGTTTGGTTTTAACGGCTCTAATTCATTGGCCAAGAAACGAAAGACATATTCTTGTTCTTGGGGCACTTTCCAATCAGGATGGATGGATAATTTCGTTTTGACAAGCCCTTTATTTTTGGATTGCTTTGTATCTTTTACAAGTTCTTTTGAATCGATTGCGCTATCGGCACCGACTTTATCTGTTTTTTTGAAAAATGAGAAGATGCTCATATTTCTTCCACCTGCTCTTTCACTGTTAATGATTTCATAAAGTTAACAATTTCTTGTACTATATTGCGGCGTAGTTCTTGATAGTTTTTCTCAAATAATTCTAATCCTTCACGCTGGTAAATGCGCATTGGGTCTTCTTGTTGATACTGGCGCAAACCAATTCCTTCTTTTAAGTGGGTCATTTGTTCAAGGTGTTTTATCCAAATACTATCGATATAATTAAGCATTACTTGTGTTGAAACTTCAATTACCCGTTCGTTTTCTTTGAAGCTTTCAATGAATTCCAATAATTCATCAAGAGAAGGCTTTATTGCCTCTAAAATGCGTTTTACTTTTGGTTCATTGCGGTCAATGGTTACAGGAGTAAGGAATAGGGAATTGATTACTCTCTCTATCTCATCGTGTTTCCATTCGCTTACATCCAACTCTTCCGGTGCGTTATCGTGAACAGCAAATTCAACTGTGTCTACAACCATTTCTTTTAATAGTTTGATTGTATTGTCGCTTTCGAGCACTTTATCGCGAAGGCTGTAAATAACGCGACGTTGATCGTTAATGACATCATCCAGTTTTAAGTTGTATTCGCGCATGGAGAAGTAGGCGCCTTCCACAATCCGTTGTGTGCGGTCGATGAGTTCGTTAATTTCTTTATTCAAGATGCGGCCTTCTTCATCAACAACCATTTTCTTTTTGAATTTTTCCACGTCTTCTTTCGCGAAACGGCGGAACATATCGTCTTCAATCGACAGAATAAATCGGCTTTCCCCTGGGTCGCCTTGCCGTCCTGAACGACCTCTTAACTGGTTGTCGATCCGGCGGCTTTCATGTTTTTCTGTACCGATGACATATAAACCGCCAAGTTCTGCAACACCTTCGCCAAGAACGATGTCGGTACCACGTCCAGCCATATTGGTTGCCACGGTGATGCGTCCCTTTTGGCCAGCTTGGGAAATTAATTCCACTTCTTGTTCCACGGTTTTTGCGTTCAGCAACTGATAAGGAAGGCCCTCTTTATCTAAATATTTAGCGACTTCTTCAGATTGAAGAATAGAAGTTGTTCCAATTAAAATGGGCTGTCCTTTTTTGTGGCGTTCTTTTACTTCTTTCACTACATATTTGTATTTAGCATCTTTAGATTCAAAAATGATGTCCGGATGGTCAACGCGGATTTTTGGGCGGTTCGTTGGAATTTGGATAACCCGCATGCCGTAAACTTCTAAAAACTCTTTTTCTTGCGTTTTTGCTGTACCAGTCATTCCGGATAGAATCGGATACATGCGGAAATAGTTTTGGATGGTGATTTGAGCTTGGGCTTTATTTTCTTCTGTGATTGGAACGCCTTCTTTTGCTTCAATGGCTTGGTGCAAACCATCTGATAAAGAACGACCTTCCATAATCCGTCCTGTGAACATATCCACAAGCTGCACTTTGCCATCTTTTATGATGTAATCGACATTTTTTTCAAACATCACATGAGCTCGAACTGCTTGAATCACATAGTGATAGAGGGTTTGGTGTTCCAGGTCGTACAAATTGTCAACACCAAAGGCTTCCTCTACTTTTTCAATTCCTCGCTCAGTAAGCGTTGTTGCTTTTGTTTCATCATCAAATTCGTAATCGACATCTTTGACGAAACGTTTTGCCAAGATGGCAGCAATTCGATGCAATTCTTCATTGGCTTTCATTTTTCCTGCAATGATGAGTGGCGTTTTTGCTTCATCAATAAGAACGGAGTCCACTTCGTCAATGATGGCGAAGTGATATGGACGCTGCACTTTATCTTCAAGGTTACGAACCATATTGTCGCGCAAATAGTCAAAGCCAAATTCCGTACCTACGCCATAGGTAATATCTGCTTGATAGGCGCGTTTTTTATCAGCCGGGTCCATCATTGGCAAATTCAATCCAACTGTTAATCCTAAAAAGCGGTGAATTTGACCGATTAATTCATAGTCCCGTTTTGCTAAATAATCGTTTACGGTAATCACGTGCACGCCTTTTCCTTCAAGAGCTCGAACATAAGAAGGAAGGGAAGCAACCAACGTTTTCCCTTCTCCAGTAGCCATTTCCGAAATATTTCCTTCCGCAATCACCAGACCACCAATTAATTGCACGTCATAGTGCCGCATATTTAACACGCGCTTTGAGGCTTCACGTACAACGGCAAAGGCATCTGGGATAATGTCGTGAATTGTTGCACCGTTTTGCAATTGTTCTTTAAATTTATTTGTCATACTTCGAAGCTCGTCGTCCGACATAGCTTCATAAGTAGCTTCCAATTGATTAATTTGATTAACGATTTTATAGTAAGGTTTTAATTCTCTTTTACTTGTTTTTTCCTTATTTTTTAAGAAAGATAACATTTTAGTGATTGCGCTCCTTTTATCCTGTCTCATCTTGTAGACTCTTCACTTATTCTATCAAACTTTTGATTGGATGACTACTTCGCACCAAGGAAAAATAATGGGGTGGTGAAAATTAACAAATTATGTTTTGGATATAGAAAAGCAGGAATTTCAGTGGAAAACTGTTACATTAAGATTATCTCGGTTAGAATATGACAATTATTAAAATTCGATTACGTTTTTGAAACGTTGTGTTAGTACGTTTGGTTTCTTAATATCAATAGGATTGGATGCATCTTCATTTGGTGCGTTTGGCTTCTTAATAGGAGCGGATGCAGCCCATTTGGTACGTTTGGCTTCTTAATAGGAGCGGATGCAGCCCATTTGGTGCGTTTGGCTTCTTAATAGGAGCGGATGCAGCCCATTTGGTGCGTTTAACTTCTCAATAGGGGCGGATGGTACTGCATTTCGTGCGGATACCTTCTCAATTGGAGCAGATCCAAGCTCATTTTTATCATCCCATTTAGTTCGAATAAATCCTAACTTATTTTCTAGCACCGTATTTTTTCTCTACAAAAAAAAATGGCATTGGCTTCATCTACCAACACCATTTTAAATAATTAATTCTCTACTGTAATGTGCAAGTAAATACCATTGATAGGAGATTTTCCTTTCGAATCTTTTAACGTTGGATGAACAATGAGCA encodes the following:
- a CDS encoding transposase codes for the protein MYILQESLFSFEELQKLESKEKLPIFFSSLDLRPYAKQLRSSSPRGADGHSREGILRALIAAPLEGIDTFTALHHRLDKDLRFRYQCGLSIDRPAPSISTLSRVFAALTKKKLAEKIFLDLVQLAQEEGIIDGSHQAIDSAAIDAYEKKQPKKRSEQTGNANWGAKFDSFGNKITWFGYKMHLSVDTKSELPMAIEVTPAHINDGDVAPQLIKQVKSCTNSKIDFLIMDGGYDQLKNYESTKNIGAQAIIPLNLRNEKEPPEGIASNGTPRCSMGYEMTYWGANKDQLKFRCPHATGKVDCPLGMAACSSSNYGMVVKINVNKDLRRYSNPHRDSKRWKELYNERTSVERCNSRMKSYLTANSLHVWGIDKVKTHIYLNAIVLLVSALAMAKESKKQQTA
- the murJ gene encoding murein biosynthesis integral membrane protein MurJ; this translates as MNKFLKIVGAVAIINIAARLFGFLREMVIGYQYGFSFAADSIFTAYMVPNFLYLVVGGAFTTAVISLYNRKTTNQAEFVKQSFTIVLTSGIVMTAILVLFADPIIKMLYENNENITPAAIELTKHLFYWMMPSSIFLILASYYSGLLNVHDKFHLSSFSILIYNVAFIVIAVTLSFVMGPIGYGISALASSIIMIYFLIAGYRKLNTYPIGISFKRDMTTRDLWIMVVPVMIGGGTVQIYAMLQRFFANLLGFGESAISVVNYASRLTQFPQTILITAVTTVIYPILSRKEAEDDHESIKKLYTRGLRYLVLLMVPVSIFAYFYAENIIQVIFEYGNFTEEGTKLTTPVMQIFVLSMFFLAANTYITRFYYAKGDSLAPVIFSIINVFIVNIAVMYFLADLTGVASIAWGTLISSVVNTLLLIVYAHFKYGLKVTSGQSVKAGLQLFIPLVLIGVITYFSSKYLVFNHKWITFMVGLVIFGASTLGLFMIFKIQEVGDYIQMMKKKFFGNPKA
- a CDS encoding glycosyltransferase, whose protein sequence is MKKVFVISNMYPSNEHPSFGIFVKNQVEALRNENMEVVVAANQDPRTGKKNTLLKYSKWAKEVLAKAWKYKKEISVTHAHYVFPSGVFSFMMKKWFHIPYVVTAHGGDIERMAKKRASIRNWTEKILRESSFVIAVGPVLAEQIEKEYGIPRDKILICSMGVNREQFKPGDKEAARKQLGLDDDAFIYLFVGNVIKQKGVEELLIAFQQVKKQTNQKVKLAIIGSQRDVNFVNSLKPLTDEDVMMVGPMKQKELVTWYQASDVFVLPSHLEGFGLVALEAIATGLPVIASNVGGLTYLLKDGAGHLVEPKNSKALAEEMLNALTTPKEQYVNQKACENILHIHDADEITKRVIRLYESAANGGSSL
- a CDS encoding accessory Sec system S-layer assembly protein translates to MSIFSFFKKTDKVGADSAIDSKELVKDTKQSKNKGLVKTKLSIHPDWKVPQEQEYVFRFLANELEPLKPNQLSLAAINIERNFFTGDWNVKAFFRSSLPQTIELGEVELILLDKDNKRLGAKWFDFKQLGKIPPESARPWVFTFEKDCLETDELPEEGWKIAFNLSSLREHQLDLDESWKKQLPKEQQELLAKIVKDLPKLGKNEVNFTGLQIKLQEDNSLHASIFIRNGNSKAINIEQLPLEIIDANGKQVAKGSFKMDPVLTVQPNSTKPWTFIFPSKLVNAEGADLSRWTARVIQEK
- the secA2 gene encoding accessory Sec system translocase SecA2, which gives rise to MLSFLKNKEKTSKRELKPYYKIVNQINQLEATYEAMSDDELRSMTNKFKEQLQNGATIHDIIPDAFAVVREASKRVLNMRHYDVQLIGGLVIAEGNISEMATGEGKTLVASLPSYVRALEGKGVHVITVNDYLAKRDYELIGQIHRFLGLTVGLNLPMMDPADKKRAYQADITYGVGTEFGFDYLRDNMVRNLEDKVQRPYHFAIIDEVDSVLIDEAKTPLIIAGKMKANEELHRIAAILAKRFVKDVDYEFDDETKATTLTERGIEKVEEAFGVDNLYDLEHQTLYHYVIQAVRAHVMFEKNVDYIIKDGKVQLVDMFTGRIMEGRSLSDGLHQAIEAKEGVPITEENKAQAQITIQNYFRMYPILSGMTGTAKTQEKEFLEVYGMRVIQIPTNRPKIRVDHPDIIFESKDAKYKYVVKEVKERHKKGQPILIGTTSILQSEEVAKYLDKEGLPYQLLNAKTVEQEVELISQAGQKGRITVATNMAGRGTDIVLGEGVAELGGLYVIGTEKHESRRIDNQLRGRSGRQGDPGESRFILSIEDDMFRRFAKEDVEKFKKKMVVDEEGRILNKEINELIDRTQRIVEGAYFSMREYNLKLDDVINDQRRVIYSLRDKVLESDNTIKLLKEMVVDTVEFAVHDNAPEELDVSEWKHDEIERVINSLFLTPVTIDRNEPKVKRILEAIKPSLDELLEFIESFKENERVIEVSTQVMLNYIDSIWIKHLEQMTHLKEGIGLRQYQQEDPMRIYQREGLELFEKNYQELRRNIVQEIVNFMKSLTVKEQVEEI
- a CDS encoding TetR/AcrR family transcriptional regulator; the protein is MPRGRKVNSSGEKSKKLLLEKAIELFSQRGYHETKISDIVKAANLTQPTFYLYFTNKESLYTDLLSQFNNSVIDIIHRDLNDHHDGNVIRKVENCISNLFKYFKENQNLTKMGFHSEVSEEIKNYFSQLLEEQFNLVKNQYGVHIDSKLIADSLIGSVERLAFTALLEEEKQPEELASTIIQIFFHEVYV